In Acidobacteriota bacterium, a single window of DNA contains:
- a CDS encoding ABC transporter permease: protein MFSDLYSFIRFVIRSHWRRPGFALVIILTLTLGLGATVASSSLVVNTLFNPLPFKDSDELVMVVSAQPARNAFRLSVSYPDFKDWQRLNSVFSEMAAVSDARPVTWTGADRAEHLEAEFVSWNYFPMLGVGTVAGRSFEAEEDLTEKSHPVVVISHSLWQRRFDADEAVIGETLDLNGLPHTVIGVLDPVYKGIWWDHIDIWLPMAMAPHFVGENHLQDRSIHWHLTMGRLKPGVTQAQAAEAMNSVAEELENRHPVTNKGYRVSVFDQRELYYVHIEDQLWKTLLFSGVFLVLCYFNIISLMITRGTVRRQEVAVRSALGAGRRRLLLEQALESLLLASIGGFLGLSLSRLTGPLLRSGEVPPASFDFQLVDFRVYAVATALVLVTAVFIGLGPAVQTLWSDLWRFLKQGAVVSGSKRFRTFLDILVVVEVALASVVMISAVSTVKSSLTLIEGDLGMDQEHLLTMKIDLQDSRYQELSALHADQLELVDFVEQQPGVRSVGLVGPHAPPQVRLYTDITFEDRLEESTEGASMRVYRQSVSPGYLQAIGIPLLEGREFSNRDDPNSPRVVIISKLLADLIWPGESPLGKRLRRGLPDNTEHPWLTVVGVAQTTANRSLKDLLKGPDYDVYMPLLQDEVRSPTLLVRSEGDPGELAGVVRDAVEEFNSNIPVYNVKTMREHLAYIASEELFLANLMTLFGIIAAVVIAVGLYGVLAYSVRQRVREFGTRIALGASTGRILWMVLRRGLLILGTGAFLGLTASLILDSRDLLPGVKTEGGAVGVEVLAIALACLVAVGIVGILGPAWRATQVEPTQVLKQE, encoded by the coding sequence GTGTTCTCTGATCTCTACTCCTTCATCCGTTTCGTCATCCGCTCCCATTGGCGTCGACCCGGGTTCGCCCTGGTCATCATCCTGACCCTGACCCTGGGGTTGGGGGCCACGGTCGCCAGCTCCAGCCTGGTGGTCAACACCCTGTTCAATCCGCTGCCGTTCAAGGACTCGGACGAGCTGGTGATGGTGGTCTCCGCCCAGCCCGCCCGCAACGCCTTCCGGCTCTCCGTCTCCTACCCCGACTTCAAGGATTGGCAGCGGCTCAACTCGGTGTTCAGCGAGATGGCCGCCGTCTCCGACGCTCGCCCGGTGACCTGGACCGGCGCCGATCGGGCGGAGCATCTGGAGGCGGAGTTCGTTTCGTGGAATTACTTCCCCATGCTCGGTGTGGGGACCGTCGCCGGCCGCTCCTTCGAAGCCGAGGAAGACCTCACCGAAAAGAGCCATCCGGTGGTGGTGATCAGCCACAGCCTGTGGCAAAGGCGCTTCGACGCTGACGAGGCGGTCATCGGCGAGACCCTCGATCTCAACGGCTTGCCCCACACCGTCATCGGAGTCCTGGATCCGGTGTACAAGGGCATCTGGTGGGATCACATCGACATCTGGCTGCCCATGGCCATGGCGCCGCATTTCGTCGGCGAGAACCATCTCCAGGATCGCAGCATCCACTGGCATCTGACCATGGGTCGGCTCAAGCCCGGGGTGACCCAGGCCCAGGCCGCCGAGGCGATGAACAGCGTCGCCGAGGAGCTGGAGAACCGCCATCCCGTCACCAACAAGGGCTATCGAGTCTCGGTCTTCGATCAGCGGGAGCTCTACTACGTTCACATCGAAGATCAGCTGTGGAAGACCCTGCTCTTCTCCGGCGTCTTCCTGGTGCTCTGCTACTTCAACATCATCAGCTTGATGATCACCCGCGGCACCGTTCGCCGCCAGGAGGTGGCGGTGCGCAGCGCCCTGGGAGCGGGCCGCCGGCGATTGCTCTTGGAGCAGGCTTTGGAGAGTCTGTTGCTGGCTTCCATCGGAGGGTTCCTGGGACTCTCCCTATCCCGCCTCACGGGGCCGTTGCTGCGTTCCGGGGAGGTGCCGCCGGCGAGCTTCGATTTCCAGCTCGTCGACTTCCGCGTCTATGCCGTCGCCACCGCCTTGGTGCTGGTGACCGCGGTGTTCATCGGCCTCGGCCCGGCGGTGCAGACCCTGTGGTCGGACCTCTGGCGCTTCCTCAAGCAGGGGGCGGTGGTCAGCGGTAGCAAGCGCTTCCGCACCTTCCTGGACATCCTGGTGGTGGTGGAGGTGGCGCTGGCTTCGGTGGTGATGATCAGCGCCGTTTCGACGGTGAAGAGCTCCCTGACGCTGATCGAGGGAGACCTGGGGATGGACCAGGAGCACCTGCTGACCATGAAGATCGATCTTCAGGACAGCCGGTACCAGGAGCTGTCAGCTCTGCACGCCGATCAGCTGGAGTTGGTGGACTTCGTGGAGCAGCAGCCGGGGGTCCGGTCGGTGGGTCTGGTGGGGCCCCACGCGCCGCCCCAGGTGAGGCTCTACACGGACATCACCTTCGAAGATCGCCTGGAGGAATCCACCGAAGGGGCGAGCATGCGGGTCTATCGCCAGAGCGTCAGCCCCGGATATTTGCAGGCCATCGGGATTCCGCTGCTGGAAGGACGGGAATTCTCCAACCGGGACGATCCCAACAGCCCACGGGTGGTCATCATCAGCAAGTTGTTGGCGGATCTGATCTGGCCCGGGGAGAGCCCCCTGGGCAAGCGCCTGCGGCGCGGATTGCCGGACAATACGGAGCATCCGTGGTTGACCGTGGTGGGGGTTGCCCAGACCACCGCCAATCGCAGTCTCAAGGACCTGCTGAAGGGCCCGGACTACGATGTCTACATGCCGCTGCTGCAGGATGAGGTGCGCTCTCCCACCCTCTTGGTGCGCTCCGAGGGAGATCCCGGAGAGCTGGCCGGGGTGGTGCGGGACGCGGTGGAGGAGTTCAATTCCAACATCCCAGTTTACAACGTCAAGACCATGCGCGAGCACCTCGCCTACATCGCCTCGGAGGAGCTCTTCCTGGCCAATCTCATGACCCTCTTCGGGATCATCGCCGCGGTGGTCATCGCCGTCGGCCTGTACGGCGTCCTCGCTTACTCCGTGCGCCAGCGGGTCCGGGAGTTCGGCACCCGCATCGCCCTCGGCGCTTCCACCGGGCGGATTCTTTGGATGGTGTTGCGCCGGGGCCTGCTGATCCTCGGTACCGGGGCGTTCCTGGGACTGACGGCGTCGTTGATCCTCGATTCCCGAGATTTGCTGCCGGGGGTCAAGACGGAGGGCGGAGCCGTGGGGGTGGAGGTTTTGGCCATCGCCCTGGCCTGTTTGGTGGCGGTGGGGATCGTCGGCATTCTAGGACCGGCCTGGCGGGCGACCCAGGTGGAACCCACCCAGGTGCTGAAACAAGAATGA
- the lhgO gene encoding L-2-hydroxyglutarate oxidase gives MSTSGGSAGATPRFDVAVVGGGIVGLATAMALAGGGAGGGGAGGARSVVVLEKESRLAAHQTGHNSGVIHSGLYYAPGSLKARTCTAGRDALYDFCERHEIPHERCGKVVVATHQDEVPRLDELERRGRANGLDGMRRLGPREIEELEPATRGVDGLWVPQTGIVDYRAVCRAFARQVQAGNGEVRTGTAVTGVVRRGGEQVVTTSSGEVACRLLVGCAGLWSDRLARLCGLDPGLRIVPFRGEYHELVENRRHLVRNLIYPVPDPRFPFLGVHFTRRIDGAIEAGPNAVLALRRAGYSWSQVHLGELAGTLTYPGFLRLARRYWRTGAGEVYRSLSRRAFARALRRLVPELEAADLRPGGAGVRAQALDRRGRLLDDFHLVEGEGQVHVLNAPSPAATASIAIGRQIADMARAHL, from the coding sequence ATGAGTACTTCCGGGGGCAGCGCCGGCGCCACGCCGCGCTTCGATGTGGCGGTGGTGGGCGGCGGCATTGTCGGGCTGGCCACCGCCATGGCCCTGGCTGGCGGAGGCGCTGGTGGCGGTGGTGCTGGGGGCGCTCGCTCTGTGGTGGTGTTGGAGAAGGAGTCGCGGCTGGCGGCTCACCAGACTGGTCACAACAGCGGCGTCATCCACTCCGGTCTGTACTACGCTCCCGGATCCCTCAAGGCCCGCACCTGCACCGCCGGGCGCGATGCCCTTTACGACTTCTGCGAGCGTCACGAGATTCCCCACGAGCGCTGCGGCAAGGTGGTGGTGGCGACCCACCAGGACGAGGTGCCGAGGCTCGACGAGCTGGAGCGCCGGGGGCGGGCCAACGGCCTCGACGGCATGCGCCGCCTGGGGCCTCGGGAAATCGAGGAGCTGGAGCCCGCCACCCGCGGCGTCGACGGCCTGTGGGTGCCCCAGACCGGCATCGTGGACTATCGCGCCGTCTGCCGGGCCTTCGCCCGCCAGGTACAGGCGGGAAATGGGGAGGTGCGCACCGGCACCGCCGTCACCGGGGTTGTTCGCCGGGGTGGCGAGCAGGTGGTGACGACTTCCTCCGGAGAGGTGGCGTGCCGGCTGCTAGTGGGTTGTGCGGGACTGTGGAGCGACCGCCTGGCGAGGCTTTGTGGGCTCGACCCGGGCCTGCGCATCGTGCCGTTCCGGGGTGAGTACCACGAGCTGGTGGAGAACCGCCGGCACCTGGTGCGCAACCTCATCTATCCGGTGCCGGACCCCCGCTTCCCGTTTCTCGGTGTGCACTTCACCCGCCGCATCGACGGGGCCATCGAGGCCGGTCCCAACGCCGTGCTGGCGCTGCGCCGGGCGGGCTACTCCTGGAGCCAGGTGCACCTCGGAGAGCTCGCCGGCACCCTGACCTATCCGGGGTTCCTACGCCTCGCCCGCCGCTATTGGCGCACCGGTGCCGGGGAGGTCTACCGCTCCCTGAGCCGACGCGCCTTCGCCCGTGCCCTGCGCCGCCTGGTGCCGGAGCTCGAGGCTGCGGACCTCCGACCGGGCGGGGCGGGAGTTCGAGCCCAGGCGCTGGATCGTCGGGGACGACTGCTGGATGATTTCCATCTGGTGGAGGGGGAAGGCCAGGTACACGTGCTCAACGCGCCGTCACCGGCGGCTACCGCCTCCATCGCCATCGGCCGGCAGATCGCCGACATGGCTCGGGCTCATCTCTAA
- a CDS encoding amidase, producing MSGDLRSKDPSRRTFLAFLAALGAGAPVLARAAEAAGGGEVTLETLAAAERIAGVEFTDEERELMLEGVRDLSEDYRALRQVELPNSVSPALVFDPLLPRMEVDESRPPVASEPSRQDGFEVDAGSEEELAFLPVHRLAELVRGGEITSERLTGLYLDRLKRLGPKLECVITLTEERALEQARRADAEIRAGRYRGPLHGIPWGAKDLLSVSGYPTTWGATPFRQQRLEHDAAVVRRLDAAGAVLVAKLTLGALAWGDVWYGGKTRNPWNLEEGSSGSSAGSASATAGGLVAFSIGSETWGSIVSPSTRCGATGLRPTFGRISRDGAMALSWSMDKLGPICRSVEDCALVLEAIHGTLPAELPGPGESDPSVVDRSFAWDSRREFRNLRVGYLKSEFESDPTEGAETPEQAAEAEEARRFELRTLDTLRALGFELVPLELPSLPINALSLILNAEAAAAFDALTRSNRDDELVRQVAVAWPNFFRMARTIPAVEYVQANRVRTLAMAQLDAALQGVDVYVAPSFSDNLLLTNLTGHPAVTLPNGFRGDGRPTSITFCGKLFGEEKLLLLAMAYQHASGFHRRHPQL from the coding sequence ATGAGCGGAGACCTTCGGTCCAAGGACCCCAGCCGCCGAACCTTCTTGGCCTTTCTGGCGGCCCTGGGTGCCGGAGCGCCGGTGCTCGCCCGAGCAGCGGAAGCGGCCGGCGGTGGGGAGGTGACGCTGGAGACGCTGGCGGCGGCGGAGCGCATAGCGGGGGTGGAATTCACCGACGAGGAACGGGAACTGATGCTCGAGGGAGTGCGGGACCTGAGCGAAGACTATCGGGCCCTGCGGCAAGTGGAGTTGCCCAACTCGGTGAGCCCGGCGCTGGTCTTCGATCCGCTCTTGCCGAGAATGGAAGTGGACGAGAGCCGGCCGCCGGTGGCGTCCGAGCCCTCCCGCCAGGATGGCTTCGAGGTCGACGCCGGCTCCGAGGAGGAGCTGGCTTTCCTGCCGGTGCATCGGCTGGCGGAGCTGGTGCGCGGCGGCGAGATCACCTCGGAGCGCCTCACCGGCCTCTATCTCGACCGGCTGAAGCGGCTCGGGCCGAAGCTCGAATGCGTCATCACCCTCACCGAGGAGCGTGCCCTGGAGCAAGCCCGCCGCGCCGACGCGGAGATTCGCGCCGGACGCTACCGGGGTCCCCTCCACGGTATTCCCTGGGGTGCCAAGGACCTGCTCTCCGTCTCCGGCTATCCCACCACCTGGGGCGCCACCCCCTTCCGTCAGCAGCGCCTGGAGCACGACGCGGCGGTGGTGCGGCGGCTGGATGCGGCGGGGGCGGTGCTGGTGGCCAAGCTCACCCTCGGCGCTCTCGCTTGGGGCGACGTTTGGTACGGCGGCAAGACCCGCAATCCGTGGAATCTGGAGGAGGGCTCCAGCGGTTCCTCCGCCGGCTCCGCCTCCGCCACCGCCGGCGGCCTGGTGGCTTTCAGCATCGGCAGCGAGACCTGGGGCTCCATCGTTTCCCCGTCCACCCGCTGTGGCGCCACCGGCCTGCGCCCGACCTTCGGCCGCATCAGCCGCGACGGCGCCATGGCCCTGTCCTGGAGCATGGACAAGCTGGGCCCCATCTGCCGCAGCGTCGAGGATTGCGCCCTGGTGCTGGAGGCCATCCACGGGACGCTGCCAGCGGAGCTCCCCGGCCCTGGGGAGAGCGATCCGTCGGTGGTGGACCGCTCTTTCGCCTGGGATTCCCGGCGCGAGTTCCGCAATCTGCGGGTGGGGTACCTGAAGAGCGAATTCGAAAGCGATCCCACCGAGGGAGCGGAGACGCCGGAGCAGGCGGCGGAGGCGGAGGAGGCGCGGCGCTTCGAGCTTCGCACCCTCGACACTCTGCGCGCCCTGGGTTTCGAGCTGGTGCCCCTGGAGCTACCCTCGCTACCCATCAACGCTCTTTCCCTGATCCTCAACGCCGAGGCGGCGGCGGCCTTCGACGCCCTCACCCGCAGCAATCGGGACGACGAGCTGGTGCGCCAGGTAGCGGTGGCCTGGCCCAACTTCTTCCGCATGGCCCGCACCATTCCGGCGGTGGAGTACGTTCAGGCCAACCGTGTGCGCACGCTGGCCATGGCCCAGCTGGATGCCGCTCTGCAGGGCGTGGACGTCTACGTGGCGCCCTCCTTCAGCGACAATCTCCTCCTCACCAACCTCACGGGCCATCCGGCGGTGACTTTGCCCAACGGCTTCCGCGGCGACGGCCGGCCCACCAGCATCACCTTCTGCGGCAAGCTCTTCGGCGAGGAAAAGCTCTTGCTGCTGGCCATGGCCTACCAACACGCCAGCGGCTTCCACCGGCGCCATCCCCAGCTCTGA
- the sppA gene encoding signal peptide peptidase SppA: protein MTTRGKVLLFVFLLLIVVGIGLVILGFSLGGMGGGKVPTKTILEADFEQGVAEFIPADPLAQLLHENEPVVLDLVQALQRGAEDDRVVGLVAHIGASGMGMARVQELRSAVRAFGDAGKPTIAWSETFGEFSAANNAYYLATGFDQIYLQPSGDIGLTGLIAESPFLRGTLDKLGVQPRMDHRYEYKNAMNTFTEEQLTEPHREAMQALLDSWFDQMVEGIAEAREMSPEEVRQLVDRGPFLGQEAMTAGLVDGLAYRDEVYANMRQQLGDDAELLYLTAYLKRAGRPNDDGEVVALIYGVGAVARGESQLDPITGGMTMGSDAVSRAFRQAIDDEDVKAILFRVDSPGGSYVASDTIWRETVRAKQAGKPVIVSMGDLAGSGGYFVAMHADKIVAQPGTITGSIGVLGGKLITRDMWNKIGMTFDSVQTSTNASMFSSQQDYSESEYARFQAWLDRVYEDFTGKVADGRGMPLESVQEVAKGRIWTGEDALQRGLVDDLGGFPEALALAREAAGLTADQAVHLKRYPQPGSPFEQLFADPPSSSEEKAAVTTAVRALETLQPLARAAQQVGLLESPRSELAMPLTPAFR, encoded by the coding sequence ATGACCACACGCGGCAAGGTTCTACTCTTCGTCTTCCTCCTGCTCATCGTCGTCGGCATCGGCCTCGTCATCCTGGGCTTCAGCCTCGGCGGCATGGGCGGTGGCAAGGTTCCCACCAAGACCATCCTCGAAGCGGACTTCGAGCAGGGGGTGGCGGAGTTCATCCCCGCCGATCCTCTGGCTCAGCTCCTGCACGAGAATGAGCCGGTGGTGCTGGACCTGGTCCAGGCCCTGCAGCGGGGCGCCGAGGACGACCGCGTGGTAGGCCTGGTGGCTCATATCGGCGCCTCCGGCATGGGCATGGCCCGGGTCCAGGAGCTGCGCTCGGCGGTGCGCGCCTTCGGCGACGCCGGCAAGCCCACCATCGCCTGGTCCGAGACCTTCGGAGAATTCTCCGCCGCCAACAACGCCTACTATCTGGCCACCGGCTTCGACCAGATCTACCTCCAGCCCTCCGGCGACATCGGCCTCACCGGCTTGATCGCCGAAAGCCCCTTCCTCCGCGGCACCCTGGACAAGCTCGGCGTACAGCCGCGCATGGACCACCGCTACGAGTACAAGAACGCCATGAACACCTTTACCGAGGAACAGCTCACCGAGCCGCATCGGGAAGCCATGCAGGCGCTGCTGGACTCGTGGTTCGATCAGATGGTGGAAGGCATCGCCGAAGCCCGAGAGATGAGCCCGGAGGAAGTCCGGCAACTGGTGGACCGCGGTCCCTTCCTGGGGCAGGAGGCGATGACCGCGGGGCTGGTGGACGGCCTGGCCTACCGGGACGAGGTCTACGCCAACATGCGCCAGCAGCTCGGAGACGACGCCGAGCTCCTCTACCTCACCGCCTACCTGAAGCGCGCCGGGCGTCCCAACGACGACGGCGAGGTGGTGGCATTGATCTACGGCGTCGGCGCAGTGGCCCGAGGGGAGAGCCAGCTCGACCCCATCACCGGCGGCATGACCATGGGCTCCGACGCCGTCTCCCGAGCCTTCCGGCAAGCCATCGACGACGAGGACGTCAAGGCCATCCTGTTCCGGGTGGACAGCCCCGGCGGCTCCTATGTCGCCTCCGACACCATCTGGCGGGAAACCGTGCGGGCCAAGCAGGCGGGCAAGCCGGTAATCGTCTCCATGGGCGATCTGGCGGGCTCCGGCGGCTATTTCGTCGCCATGCACGCGGACAAGATCGTCGCCCAGCCGGGAACCATTACCGGCTCCATCGGCGTCCTCGGCGGCAAGCTCATCACCCGCGATATGTGGAATAAGATCGGCATGACCTTCGATTCGGTGCAGACCAGCACCAACGCCTCCATGTTCAGCTCCCAACAGGATTATTCGGAGAGCGAGTACGCCCGCTTCCAGGCCTGGCTGGACCGCGTCTACGAGGATTTCACCGGCAAGGTGGCGGACGGCCGGGGCATGCCCCTGGAGAGCGTTCAAGAGGTCGCCAAGGGCCGCATCTGGACCGGTGAGGACGCCCTCCAGCGCGGCCTCGTGGACGACCTCGGTGGCTTCCCCGAAGCCCTCGCCCTGGCCCGCGAGGCGGCGGGGCTCACCGCCGACCAGGCCGTGCACCTGAAGCGCTATCCCCAGCCCGGATCGCCCTTCGAGCAACTCTTCGCCGATCCCCCTAGCAGCAGCGAGGAAAAGGCCGCCGTGACCACCGCGGTACGGGCCTTGGAAACCCTCCAGCCGCTGGCTCGGGCCGCCCAGCAGGTGGGCTTGTTGGAGTCCCCGCGAAGCGAGCTGGCCATGCCCCTCACCCCGGCCTTTCGCTGA
- a CDS encoding helix-turn-helix transcriptional regulator codes for MDHFNRLGKAIKWLREDAELRQNEVAGKAGITKAMISSYESGRSLPTVATLDKILGALGADLFALCNALELVNGRQPQRQPMAQPSSALEALALGDMSPGEMEAFELIVGGFRRWLLHLRESASQIRR; via the coding sequence ATGGATCACTTCAATCGGTTGGGAAAAGCCATCAAGTGGCTACGGGAGGATGCCGAGCTGCGTCAGAACGAGGTGGCCGGCAAGGCTGGGATCACCAAGGCGATGATCAGCTCCTACGAGAGCGGGCGCTCGCTGCCCACCGTCGCGACCTTGGACAAGATCCTCGGTGCCCTCGGAGCCGACCTTTTCGCCCTCTGCAACGCCCTCGAGCTGGTCAACGGCCGGCAACCTCAACGCCAGCCCATGGCCCAACCCTCCAGCGCCTTGGAAGCTCTGGCTTTGGGGGATATGAGCCCGGGCGAGATGGAGGCCTTCGAGCTCATCGTCGGCGGCTTCCGCCGTTGGCTGCTGCACCTGCGAGAGTCTGCGAGCCAGATCCGACGCTAG